A window from Hymenobacter volaticus encodes these proteins:
- a CDS encoding fasciclin domain-containing protein — MKTTFFSQTLPFLRTLCMLLTGVAFSLGVSSCSDDDDTPPTGTSQNIVQVAQGNADFSILVAAVTKADLAATLSSTGPFTVFAPNNAAFAKLAGGPLDAFSTAAKINAVTDANQIAALRNVLLYHVLPANVRAADIAAGASTATTAKPAGTNGVNDNTLYLSKSGTSVAINGGTQVVTADIAASNGTIHAIDNVLLPPSQTIAAIVVASAAANPAQFTLLLEALQRPAASALLAAAASNSSNITVFAPTDAAFRAALTALNLQSLSQVPDATLVAILQKHIVSSGRRFSSDLAPGNLTTLNGNITVAAVANGFTVRGGTGTAANITTANVLATNGVVHVIDQVLLP; from the coding sequence ATGAAAACAACTTTCTTTTCTCAGACCCTGCCCTTTTTGCGCACGCTGTGTATGCTGCTTACGGGGGTAGCATTCAGTTTGGGTGTTTCTTCTTGCAGCGACGATGATGATACGCCGCCTACTGGCACGTCGCAAAATATTGTGCAGGTAGCCCAAGGAAATGCAGACTTCAGTATTCTAGTAGCCGCCGTAACGAAAGCCGACTTAGCGGCGACGCTAAGCAGCACGGGACCGTTTACGGTGTTTGCGCCCAACAATGCCGCCTTTGCCAAGCTGGCTGGCGGGCCCCTCGATGCCTTCAGCACCGCGGCTAAAATCAATGCCGTGACGGATGCCAATCAGATTGCGGCTCTTCGCAACGTGCTTCTCTACCACGTATTACCGGCCAATGTGCGGGCCGCCGACATTGCCGCCGGGGCCAGCACAGCTACCACCGCCAAGCCAGCCGGTACCAACGGCGTCAACGACAACACCCTATACCTATCCAAGTCAGGTACCTCCGTAGCCATCAACGGAGGTACGCAAGTTGTAACGGCTGATATTGCTGCCAGCAACGGCACCATTCACGCCATCGACAATGTATTGCTGCCTCCTAGCCAGACCATAGCAGCCATAGTAGTAGCCAGCGCAGCGGCCAATCCGGCGCAGTTCACGTTGTTGTTGGAAGCTTTGCAGCGTCCGGCGGCTTCGGCTCTGTTGGCGGCCGCCGCCAGCAACTCCTCTAACATCACCGTGTTTGCCCCCACCGACGCAGCCTTCCGGGCAGCCTTAACGGCGCTTAATTTGCAAAGCCTGAGCCAAGTACCAGATGCTACGTTGGTTGCTATTTTGCAGAAGCACATTGTGAGTAGTGGCCGAAGATTTTCGTCGGACCTAGCGCCCGGCAACTTAACTACCCTCAACGGCAACATCACCGTAGCGGCGGTGGCCAATGGCTTTACTGTGCGTGGTGGCACCGGTACGGCTGCCAATATTACCACTGCCAACGTGCTTGCAACCAATGGGGTAGTACACGTCATCGACCAAGTGCTGCTGCCTTAA
- a CDS encoding DUF421 domain-containing protein, with translation MPDFKPFDLLRMSLGDVPWSFILEAVIRVSAIYAILLLSMRLMGKRMGSQLNRTEMAAMVSLAAAGGVPLLAPDRGILAPLIAAIIIVAGQNLLARATFRSSYFEKIVQADVSILVEDGRLQYDAMKECLLSQERIFAKLRGQGLDNLGQVQRLYMEANGSFTVIEQDEPQPGLSLAPDWDQDYIQQQQRVPNQFACTLCGNVVHSSHSPTKHCPRCDNSKWSPAVMKTSAKQQASQQAPVPQSITLQPESVLSH, from the coding sequence ATGCCAGATTTCAAGCCTTTCGATTTATTACGAATGAGCCTGGGCGATGTACCCTGGAGCTTTATACTGGAGGCTGTTATTCGGGTCTCAGCTATCTATGCTATTCTGCTGCTTTCGATGCGCCTGATGGGCAAGCGGATGGGTAGCCAACTCAACCGCACCGAAATGGCCGCCATGGTGTCGTTGGCGGCTGCAGGCGGCGTCCCGCTGCTAGCCCCCGACCGGGGCATACTCGCGCCCCTTATTGCAGCCATTATTATCGTGGCTGGCCAGAATTTACTGGCGCGCGCCACGTTTCGCAGCAGCTACTTCGAGAAGATTGTGCAGGCGGATGTGAGCATCCTGGTAGAAGATGGTCGGCTCCAATATGATGCGATGAAAGAGTGTCTGCTTTCTCAGGAGCGCATCTTCGCCAAGCTGCGCGGCCAGGGCCTCGACAATTTAGGCCAGGTACAGCGCCTCTACATGGAAGCCAACGGTTCGTTCACGGTTATCGAGCAAGACGAGCCCCAACCCGGCTTGTCTTTAGCCCCTGATTGGGACCAAGACTATATTCAGCAGCAACAGCGCGTACCCAACCAATTTGCTTGCACCTTGTGCGGCAACGTGGTTCACTCTTCCCATTCGCCAACCAAGCATTGCCCCCGCTGTGACAACTCGAAATGGAGCCCGGCCGTCATGAAAACGTCGGCCAAGCAACAAGCTTCGCAGCAAGCACCAGTGCCTCAATCAATAACGCTGCAGCCTGAATCCGTGCTATCGCATTAG
- a CDS encoding DUF421 domain-containing protein — MKKEDIHLGDWQRILFGDTPGVFSWEVVVRTIIIYLFFLVVMRLLSKRMSAQLTITELCVMIMLGGIVSVPMQIPNRGLLPAIVVLLCVLFYQRGLSWLSLKKRKVELAVQGDVTILVKDGVLQINHMRDDSISNNEVFAQLRDRKIKQLGEVKRLYFEGNGTFSVFKEDSPRAGLSVLPVKDKTLNQTLKPVDNQKVCLNCGQPAQEQIHSGNQCPNCGHAQWTNAVQ; from the coding sequence ATGAAAAAGGAAGATATTCATCTGGGTGATTGGCAGCGAATCTTGTTCGGTGACACGCCTGGGGTTTTCTCGTGGGAAGTAGTTGTGCGCACCATTATTATTTACCTGTTCTTTTTGGTGGTGATGCGCTTGCTCAGCAAACGCATGAGCGCGCAGCTTACCATCACCGAACTGTGCGTGATGATTATGCTCGGGGGTATCGTGTCGGTGCCCATGCAAATACCAAATCGGGGCTTGCTACCCGCAATAGTTGTGTTGCTGTGCGTGCTGTTTTATCAGCGGGGCCTGAGTTGGTTGTCGCTTAAAAAGCGCAAGGTGGAGTTAGCCGTTCAAGGCGACGTAACCATCTTAGTTAAGGACGGCGTGCTGCAAATCAACCACATGCGCGACGACTCCATTTCCAACAACGAGGTATTTGCGCAGCTACGCGACCGAAAAATCAAGCAGCTTGGCGAAGTAAAGCGGTTGTATTTCGAAGGCAACGGGACCTTTAGTGTGTTCAAAGAAGATTCGCCAAGAGCTGGTTTGAGCGTGCTGCCCGTCAAAGACAAGACCTTGAACCAGACGCTCAAGCCCGTCGACAACCAGAAAGTGTGTCTCAATTGCGGCCAGCCCGCCCAAGAGCAAATTCATTCGGGCAACCAATGCCCTAACTGCGGCCACGCGCAATGGACTAACGCCGTGCAGTAA
- a CDS encoding DUF6960 family protein: MPRPKPVIYGLYSWTPEYGFRYIHPANRRTFEWLEPVGKLFEKIDETEDWILLRYDEQQFKVSSELFKELYSKPPFSFGDLVEEVNPEPGQPAHVGLISDVYWDDATHTARYQIVERKRKLKRIFEADELQLK; encoded by the coding sequence GTGCCCCGCCCCAAACCTGTCATCTACGGCCTGTATTCCTGGACGCCCGAGTATGGCTTCCGTTACATTCACCCCGCCAACCGCCGCACTTTCGAGTGGCTGGAACCGGTAGGCAAACTGTTCGAGAAAATCGACGAAACCGAAGACTGGATTCTGCTGCGCTACGACGAGCAGCAGTTCAAAGTCAGCAGTGAGCTGTTCAAGGAACTCTACAGCAAGCCGCCCTTCAGCTTCGGCGACTTGGTGGAGGAAGTTAACCCCGAGCCCGGGCAGCCCGCTCACGTGGGCCTGATATCGGATGTGTATTGGGACGACGCTACCCACACGGCCCGCTATCAGATAGTGGAGCGCAAGCGCAAGCTGAAGCGCATCTTCGAGGCCGACGAGCTACAGTTGAAATAG
- a CDS encoding YfcC family protein, with translation MKTIRFPHPLVLLVGFILLACLLSYVLPAGVFERHPDAATGRDVVVAGSYHRVPASPVSPLQAMVDIPKGLIDAASVIFLVFLAGGAFTVVDHTGALRQGVDWLLARFQGREALVIPIISVLFATMGALENMQEEIVPLIPVLLVLMRRIGYPALTAAAVSLGSAAVGAAFSPLNPFQVGIAQKLAQLPLLSGGGFRFAFLVLAVAIWIVGTVRYAVRNRLAPEADENSTETTRAGHHGLVLAMLLVTFAFFAYGVLQLGWDFEQMAALFFALGIAAGLVGGLGLTGTAESFVSGCRDMAFSAILIGFARAIFVVLEQGQIVDTIVNTLSAPLAGLPVALSALGMLGLHTALHLPVPSVSGQAVLTMPLLVPLSDLIGLSRQVTVLAFQYGAGLCELITPTNGALMAIVAVCGVRFDEWWKFALPLYLVLVALAVVAIVTGIVIGL, from the coding sequence ATGAAGACGATTCGCTTTCCGCACCCACTGGTTTTGTTGGTTGGGTTTATTCTGCTGGCCTGTTTGCTAAGTTATGTGTTGCCAGCCGGCGTGTTTGAGCGCCACCCCGACGCCGCCACGGGGCGCGACGTGGTCGTGGCGGGCTCCTACCACCGCGTGCCAGCCTCCCCCGTTAGTCCGCTGCAAGCCATGGTTGATATTCCGAAGGGGTTGATTGATGCGGCTTCCGTTATTTTCCTGGTGTTTCTGGCCGGCGGCGCGTTCACCGTTGTCGACCATACCGGCGCCTTGCGCCAGGGCGTCGACTGGCTGCTCGCCCGGTTTCAGGGGCGCGAGGCCCTTGTGATTCCCATTATTTCAGTGCTCTTCGCCACGATGGGCGCTCTGGAAAATATGCAAGAAGAAATTGTCCCGCTGATTCCGGTGCTGCTCGTACTGATGCGCCGTATTGGGTATCCGGCCCTTACGGCCGCGGCCGTTAGCTTGGGCTCGGCGGCCGTGGGCGCGGCGTTTAGCCCACTCAACCCGTTTCAGGTAGGCATAGCGCAGAAGCTGGCACAATTGCCGTTGCTTTCGGGAGGGGGCTTCCGTTTTGCATTTTTAGTGCTGGCCGTTGCTATCTGGATTGTGGGCACGGTGCGTTACGCCGTGCGCAACCGCCTAGCCCCCGAGGCGGATGAAAACTCTACGGAAACCACTCGCGCTGGTCATCACGGCCTCGTGTTGGCCATGCTGCTGGTCACGTTTGCTTTCTTCGCGTACGGGGTACTACAGCTCGGCTGGGACTTCGAGCAAATGGCCGCTCTGTTCTTCGCGTTGGGTATAGCCGCTGGGCTGGTGGGTGGCTTGGGCCTGACGGGCACCGCCGAGAGCTTTGTCAGTGGCTGCCGCGACATGGCGTTTTCGGCCATCCTCATCGGTTTTGCCCGCGCTATTTTCGTGGTGCTGGAGCAGGGCCAAATCGTGGATACCATCGTCAACACCCTATCGGCGCCGTTGGCTGGGCTACCCGTTGCATTGTCGGCGCTGGGGATGCTGGGGCTACACACGGCGCTGCACTTGCCGGTGCCGTCGGTGAGCGGGCAGGCGGTGCTTACCATGCCGCTGCTCGTGCCCCTCTCCGACCTGATTGGGCTTTCGCGGCAGGTTACGGTGCTGGCTTTTCAGTATGGCGCGGGTTTGTGCGAGCTAATTACGCCCACCAACGGCGCCCTGATGGCTATTGTGGCCGTGTGCGGCGTGCGGTTCGACGAGTGGTGGAAATTTGCGCTGCCCCTTTACTTGGTATTGGTGGCATTGGCAGTAGTGGCTATCGTCACGGGCATTGTAATCGGGTTATAA
- a CDS encoding T9SS type A sorting domain-containing protein, with product MSVQPNGALLVGGDFNSIGNQQYFSLVRLLDANVLHVSAVQPASRTEAWPVPTHDQLHLRLDAASKPKHVELHDALGRLVLRQAVSTAEVNLDVAALPAGVYILKVQYALGGSFTRRVIRE from the coding sequence TTGAGCGTACAACCAAATGGGGCTTTATTGGTAGGTGGGGATTTTAACTCGATAGGTAACCAGCAGTATTTTTCGCTAGTTCGTTTGCTTGACGCTAATGTGCTGCACGTTAGCGCTGTGCAACCTGCTTCCCGCACCGAAGCCTGGCCAGTGCCAACTCACGACCAACTCCACCTACGCCTCGATGCAGCCAGTAAACCGAAACACGTGGAACTGCATGACGCACTAGGAAGACTGGTCCTCCGGCAAGCCGTTTCGACAGCCGAGGTAAACCTGGATGTGGCTGCACTGCCGGCGGGCGTTTACATACTCAAAGTGCAGTACGCCTTAGGTGGCTCCTTCACCCGGCGTGTGATACGTGAATAG
- a CDS encoding STAS domain-containing protein → MKYSIDKKETYTIITIDEKKLDTTVAPDLKSEFVKLNAEGINNLILDLTNVKYTDSSGLSSILIANRLCNSTGGLLVLTGLQDHVMKLITISKLESVLHILPTVEEGIDRIFLHAIERDLTSKE, encoded by the coding sequence ATGAAGTACTCGATTGATAAAAAGGAAACGTACACGATAATTACGATTGACGAGAAGAAGCTAGACACAACTGTAGCTCCAGATCTGAAATCGGAATTTGTGAAGCTGAATGCCGAAGGCATCAACAACCTGATTCTGGACCTCACCAACGTGAAGTACACCGACTCGTCAGGCCTCAGCTCCATTCTGATTGCCAACCGGTTGTGCAATTCTACGGGTGGTTTGTTGGTACTCACTGGTCTGCAAGACCACGTAATGAAGCTTATCACCATCAGCAAGCTCGAATCGGTACTGCACATCCTGCCCACCGTGGAAGAAGGCATTGACCGGATTTTCCTGCACGCCATTGAGCGTGACCTGACCAGCAAGGAATAG
- a CDS encoding delta-60 repeat domain-containing protein: protein MFSTTARCSPLYNVWRFSLLLVLLLRTSILQAQTQVDASFGPMQIYQPASVSQVLQLDNGERLVLGSNIVRADGINTTQRLLRYSAAGTLDAVFAVNIANYSWFPQGLADAGDGRVYVTLSGPATLNGQQHFSLVRLLPSGLVDPSFAVQSSSVNRVSSLVVQPDGKVVVAGNFSSYAGQAVGGLIRLNVNGTLDQAFVTNTASGLGGATAFGPVLALQPRDGKLVVGGTFRSAAGQPRSGLARFNPDGTLDTNFAPTTTSNALVGTVAIQPDGKILAATFNGTSLVPNVAQRVVRFTEAGDYDNTFNVGSYSIRPAFYGEHLLCLCSLMGKSWLCLVEESYRLVKSSA from the coding sequence ATGTTTTCTACAACTGCCCGTTGTTCGCCGCTTTACAATGTGTGGCGCTTCAGCCTGCTGCTGGTCTTGCTTTTGCGAACTAGCATACTTCAAGCTCAAACCCAGGTGGATGCAAGCTTCGGCCCCATGCAGATTTACCAACCTGCCAGTGTGTCTCAGGTGTTGCAGCTCGACAATGGTGAACGGCTGGTACTAGGTTCTAACATCGTTCGGGCCGATGGCATTAACACTACGCAACGGCTACTGCGATATTCAGCGGCTGGCACGCTCGATGCTGTATTTGCCGTCAATATAGCCAACTACAGCTGGTTTCCGCAGGGCCTTGCGGATGCAGGCGATGGTCGTGTATATGTGACGCTGTCGGGCCCTGCCACCCTTAACGGTCAACAGCACTTTAGTTTGGTGCGACTGCTACCCTCAGGGTTGGTCGATCCTAGTTTTGCAGTGCAATCTAGTTCGGTCAATCGGGTGTCGTCGTTGGTGGTGCAGCCCGACGGTAAAGTGGTAGTGGCAGGAAATTTCAGTTCCTATGCAGGGCAGGCTGTAGGGGGACTGATACGGCTCAATGTCAATGGCACATTAGATCAAGCATTTGTAACAAACACAGCTAGTGGGCTAGGTGGTGCCACGGCATTTGGGCCAGTACTGGCGCTACAACCACGGGATGGGAAATTAGTGGTAGGAGGTACATTCCGCTCGGCTGCTGGGCAACCTCGCAGTGGCCTTGCTCGCTTCAACCCCGACGGCACCCTCGACACTAACTTTGCACCAACTACCACTTCTAACGCCCTAGTGGGTACTGTAGCCATACAGCCTGATGGGAAAATCCTGGCCGCTACATTCAACGGTACCTCGTTAGTTCCAAACGTGGCACAAAGAGTAGTACGCTTCACAGAAGCGGGAGATTACGATAATACATTCAATGTTGGGTCATACAGTATACGACCAGCTTTCTATGGGGAGCATCTACTTTGTTTGTGCAGCCTGATGGGAAAATCCTGGCTTTGTTTGGTGGAGGAATCGTACCGCCTAGTCAAATCATCCGCCTAA
- a CDS encoding glycosyltransferase, producing the protein MQVPPSAPTPIAPDALLVEVAWEVCNQVGGIYTVIRSKVPATMQGWEDRYCLLGPYFSQQAQGEFEAYDDYQLDSLSDPFAGAVRRMREMGYDVCLGVWLVTGRPRTVLINPYQAYPQLGQIKYDLWDHHRIPTPDNDDLLHQVEAFGHLAKIFLQVLAAEVVPPQRVVAHFHEWMTGVAIPGLRRDQTPLHIVFTTHATLLGRYLAMNDPNFYDHLMQVDWLPEARHFNIETAVTMERAAAHGAHVFTTVSELTVRECIYLLDRIPDAVLPNGLNIERFVAGHEFQNLHQQYKAKIHEFVMAHFFQSYSFDLDKTLYLFTSGRYEYHNKGFDLTLEALARLNYRLQQSGLEGNVVMFFITKRPFTSINPLILQNRAILDEVHETCEAIERQVGERLFYAAAASTDHRLPDLSAMVDDYWKLRYRRTLQSWKTNNLPSVITHNLVDDKNDDILNFVRQAGLINHKHDRVKIVYHPDFVSPTSPLFGMEYGQFVRGCHLGVFPSYYEPWGYTPLECVARGVPAVTSDLSGFGDYVMQNVEAHEDKGIYVVQRQEKSFDESAEELTEMLWNFVLLSRRERIMQRNKVESNSEIFDWKNLRIYYDRAYTLALERQ; encoded by the coding sequence ATGCAAGTTCCTCCTTCCGCTCCCACCCCCATTGCACCCGATGCCCTACTCGTTGAAGTAGCCTGGGAAGTTTGCAATCAGGTCGGCGGCATTTACACGGTTATTCGTAGCAAGGTACCGGCCACTATGCAAGGCTGGGAAGACCGTTACTGTTTGCTGGGGCCCTACTTCTCACAGCAGGCGCAGGGCGAGTTCGAGGCCTACGACGACTATCAGCTCGACAGCCTCTCCGACCCGTTTGCTGGGGCGGTGCGCCGCATGCGCGAAATGGGTTATGACGTGTGCCTCGGCGTGTGGCTCGTGACGGGCCGGCCCCGCACGGTCCTCATCAACCCCTACCAGGCGTATCCGCAGCTCGGCCAGATCAAATACGACCTCTGGGACCATCACCGCATCCCCACGCCCGACAACGACGACTTGCTGCACCAAGTGGAGGCGTTCGGCCACTTGGCCAAGATATTTTTGCAGGTACTGGCTGCCGAAGTGGTGCCGCCGCAGCGGGTAGTGGCCCACTTCCACGAGTGGATGACGGGCGTGGCCATTCCGGGCCTGCGCCGCGACCAAACGCCACTGCACATCGTGTTTACCACGCACGCCACATTGCTCGGCCGCTACCTGGCCATGAATGACCCCAATTTTTACGACCACCTCATGCAAGTGGACTGGCTACCCGAAGCCCGGCACTTCAACATCGAGACGGCCGTAACGATGGAACGCGCCGCGGCCCACGGTGCCCACGTGTTTACAACGGTAAGTGAGCTGACGGTGCGGGAGTGTATTTATCTGCTCGACAGGATTCCGGATGCGGTGCTGCCGAACGGCCTCAACATCGAGCGGTTTGTGGCCGGGCACGAGTTCCAGAACCTACACCAGCAGTACAAGGCCAAGATTCACGAATTCGTGATGGCGCACTTCTTCCAGAGCTATTCTTTTGATCTGGATAAGACGCTGTACCTATTTACGAGTGGCCGCTACGAATACCACAACAAAGGCTTCGATTTGACGCTGGAAGCCCTGGCTCGGCTAAATTATCGGCTCCAGCAAAGCGGCCTGGAAGGCAACGTGGTAATGTTCTTCATCACCAAGCGCCCCTTCACCAGCATCAACCCGCTGATTCTGCAAAACCGGGCTATCCTCGACGAGGTACACGAAACCTGCGAGGCGATTGAGCGGCAAGTAGGCGAGCGGCTGTTCTACGCGGCGGCGGCCTCCACCGACCACCGCCTGCCCGACCTATCGGCCATGGTTGATGATTATTGGAAGCTACGTTACCGCCGCACGCTGCAAAGCTGGAAAACCAACAACCTGCCTTCCGTTATCACGCACAACCTAGTCGACGATAAAAACGACGACATTCTCAATTTCGTCCGTCAGGCTGGCCTCATCAACCACAAGCACGACCGGGTGAAGATCGTCTATCACCCCGATTTCGTGTCCCCTACTTCGCCGTTGTTTGGCATGGAGTACGGCCAGTTTGTACGGGGCTGCCACTTGGGCGTGTTCCCGAGCTACTACGAACCTTGGGGCTACACCCCACTCGAGTGCGTGGCCCGCGGCGTACCAGCCGTCACCTCCGACCTTTCCGGCTTCGGCGACTACGTGATGCAAAACGTGGAAGCCCACGAAGACAAAGGTATATACGTAGTGCAGCGCCAGGAAAAAAGCTTCGACGAGTCGGCAGAGGAACTGACCGAAATGCTCTGGAACTTTGTGCTCCTCTCCCGCCGCGAGCGAATTATGCAGCGCAACAAAGTGGAAAGCAACTCCGAAATCTTCGACTGGAAAAACTTACGCATCTACTACGACCGTGCCTACACGCTGGCTTTGGAGCGGCAGTAA
- a CDS encoding alpha amylase C-terminal domain-containing protein, producing the protein MGHNRPDYGRDAVRAYIRDNALMWLEDYRVDGLRCDSISHIRNVDGSSDPTRDLPEGWSLMKWINEEIRERMPWKITIGEDLQGNEYITRSPEEGGQGFSSQWDAAFVNIVRDAIVTPNDDDRDLHRVAETLTGIYNGDAFQRVIYTESHDEVANGKSRVTEEIMPGDAHGWFPKKRATLGAALVFTAPGIPMMFQGQEMLADGYFSDDLPLEWQHAEQHAGLVHLYRDLIALRRNLAGHTRGLLGQHTEVHHINNDDKTLAFIRRDQSGPGDTTIVLANFANRTHEAYTIGLPRGGNWRVRFNSDWEGYDEEFGNFESMDTQAEEGIYDDQPFHGSFGLAPYSVLIISQEPD; encoded by the coding sequence GTGGGCCACAACCGCCCCGACTACGGCCGCGACGCCGTGCGGGCCTACATCCGCGATAACGCCCTGATGTGGTTGGAGGATTACCGCGTCGATGGCCTGCGCTGCGACTCTATTTCCCACATCCGCAACGTCGATGGCTCTTCTGACCCCACCCGCGACCTACCCGAGGGCTGGAGCTTGATGAAGTGGATCAACGAGGAAATCCGGGAACGGATGCCTTGGAAAATCACCATTGGCGAAGACTTGCAAGGCAACGAGTACATCACCCGCAGCCCCGAAGAAGGCGGCCAAGGCTTTTCCAGCCAATGGGATGCGGCTTTCGTCAACATTGTGCGCGATGCGATAGTCACGCCCAACGACGACGACCGGGACCTGCACCGCGTAGCCGAAACCTTGACCGGCATCTACAACGGCGATGCGTTTCAGCGCGTCATCTACACCGAAAGCCACGACGAAGTAGCTAACGGCAAGAGCCGCGTGACCGAGGAAATCATGCCGGGCGATGCGCACGGCTGGTTTCCGAAGAAGCGGGCAACACTAGGCGCGGCGCTGGTATTCACCGCGCCCGGTATCCCCATGATGTTTCAGGGCCAGGAGATGCTAGCCGATGGCTACTTCTCCGACGACCTGCCCCTCGAATGGCAGCATGCCGAACAACACGCCGGCCTGGTGCACCTCTACCGCGACCTGATTGCGCTACGCCGTAACCTGGCCGGCCATACGCGCGGCCTGCTAGGCCAGCACACCGAGGTGCACCACATCAACAACGACGATAAAACGTTGGCTTTCATCCGGCGTGACCAAAGCGGCCCCGGCGACACCACCATCGTGCTGGCCAACTTTGCCAACCGCACCCATGAGGCGTACACCATTGGCCTGCCCCGCGGCGGCAACTGGCGCGTGCGGTTCAACTCCGACTGGGAAGGCTACGACGAGGAATTTGGCAATTTCGAGAGCATGGACACGCAGGCCGAAGAAGGTATTTATGATGATCAGCCGTTCCACGGTTCGTTTGGACTAGCCCCGTATTCGGTGCTGATTATCTCGCAGGAGCCCGACTAG
- a CDS encoding DUF4198 domain-containing protein, with product MPTTHLYKKYAAVLFFATAAFMAAAHEFWLMPLQSFVAPGTTLNLPVFVGENFTGQRWAGKSSRVTRLVHYTPLGVEDLLAKATTGDTLQPNVTFAQPGTHMVVLATNNAFITLEAEKFNAYLKEDGLDYILLQRQQRGALNIPGREAYSRCTKLLVQVGNPVTTDTARAWSRPTGMPLELVPEQNPYTLRVGNSLTIRVLADGQPKAGQLVQVWQRSVGQPVKIIRLYSNQNGRVLFRLSNPGQFMVSAVRMVTTKLPEADWQSNWSTLTFGFRGISSR from the coding sequence TTGCCTACCACCCACTTGTACAAGAAGTACGCTGCCGTCCTGTTCTTTGCCACAGCTGCCTTTATGGCCGCGGCGCACGAGTTCTGGCTGATGCCACTCCAGTCTTTTGTAGCGCCGGGTACCACGCTCAACCTACCCGTTTTCGTAGGCGAAAACTTCACTGGCCAGCGGTGGGCAGGCAAAAGCAGCCGCGTTACTCGCCTAGTGCATTACACGCCGCTTGGTGTAGAAGACCTTCTAGCCAAGGCCACAACCGGCGATACGCTACAGCCGAACGTCACGTTTGCGCAACCCGGCACTCACATGGTTGTTCTTGCCACCAATAATGCTTTCATCACGCTTGAGGCCGAAAAATTCAACGCCTACTTAAAGGAGGATGGCCTCGACTACATCTTGTTGCAGCGCCAACAGCGCGGCGCGCTTAACATACCCGGCCGAGAAGCCTACAGCCGCTGCACTAAATTGTTGGTGCAGGTAGGCAACCCAGTCACTACGGATACTGCACGGGCTTGGAGCCGACCGACGGGCATGCCTCTAGAACTGGTACCCGAGCAAAATCCGTACACACTCCGAGTCGGAAACTCGCTTACTATTCGAGTGCTGGCCGATGGCCAACCGAAGGCCGGCCAACTGGTACAAGTATGGCAACGGTCCGTGGGTCAGCCAGTAAAAATTATCCGGCTTTACAGTAACCAAAACGGCCGTGTGTTGTTTCGATTATCCAACCCTGGTCAGTTTATGGTAAGTGCCGTGCGAATGGTGACTACAAAGCTACCAGAAGCAGATTGGCAAAGTAATTGGAGCACCCTTACGTTCGGTTTCAGGGGAATTTCCAGCCGTTGA
- a CDS encoding alpha-amylase family glycosyl hydrolase: MLESAPISAPVLQTGMGALPHTNGTTFRVWAPAATAVSVVGPFNDWDHTTHPLAAETDGYWAADFPNVEVGTEYKFWLDTPTGELTRNDPYAREVTHSAGNSIVPDHSFDWEDDHFEMPAWNELVIYELHVGTFNAPDPEQPGTFLDVIEKLGYLRDLGINAIEIMPPTEFPGGRSWGYNPSHPFALETDYGGPQAFKELVKQAHRHGIAIILDVVYNHFGPGDLDLWQFDGWQENDGGGIYFYNDWRAETPWATTAPTTAATPCGPTSAITP, from the coding sequence ATGCTTGAATCTGCTCCTATTTCCGCACCTGTGCTGCAAACCGGCATGGGCGCTTTGCCACACACAAACGGCACTACTTTTCGCGTTTGGGCCCCCGCTGCCACGGCAGTGTCCGTAGTCGGCCCGTTCAATGACTGGGACCATACCACCCACCCGCTTGCTGCCGAGACCGACGGCTATTGGGCGGCCGACTTTCCCAACGTGGAGGTAGGTACCGAATACAAGTTCTGGCTCGATACGCCCACTGGCGAGCTAACCCGCAACGACCCCTACGCCCGCGAAGTCACGCACTCGGCCGGCAATTCTATCGTTCCCGACCACAGCTTCGATTGGGAAGACGACCACTTCGAGATGCCCGCCTGGAACGAGTTGGTGATCTATGAGTTACACGTTGGCACCTTCAATGCCCCCGATCCGGAGCAGCCTGGCACCTTCCTCGATGTAATTGAAAAGCTCGGGTATCTGCGCGATTTGGGCATCAATGCCATTGAGATTATGCCACCCACCGAGTTTCCGGGGGGGCGCTCCTGGGGCTACAATCCGTCCCATCCGTTTGCCCTCGAAACTGATTATGGCGGGCCGCAAGCCTTCAAAGAACTGGTAAAGCAGGCGCATCGCCACGGCATTGCTATAATCCTGGACGTGGTGTATAACCACTTCGGCCCCGGCGACTTGGACCTCTGGCAGTTTGATGGCTGGCAGGAAAACGACGGCGGCGGCATCTATTTCTACAACGACTGGCGCGCCGAAACGCCGTGGGCCACAACCGCCCCGACTACGGCCGCGACGCCGTGCGGGCCTACATCCGCGATAACGCCCTGA